The following proteins are co-located in the Vigna unguiculata cultivar IT97K-499-35 chromosome 9, ASM411807v1, whole genome shotgun sequence genome:
- the LOC114162385 gene encoding adenine phosphoribosyltransferase 5: MFAEENGLKGDPRLQAISQAIRVVPHFPKHGIMFQDITTLLLDHKAFKDTVDIFVDRYRDMHISVVAGIEARGFMFGPSIALGIGAKFVPLRKPRKLPGEVISEKYALEYGTDCLELHVGAVQPGERAIVIDDLVATGGTLSAGVKLLERVGAEVVECACVIGVPDVKGQCRLIGKPLYVLVEPRKADKCY, translated from the exons atgTTTGCTGAAGAGAATGGCCTTAAGGGAGACCCCAGACTTCAAGCCATTTCTCAAGCCATCAGAGTCGTCCCTCACTTCCCCAAGCATg GAATAATGTTCCAGGACATAACGACATTGTTGTTGGATCACAAGGCGTTTAAAGATACGGTCGACATTTTTGTCGATCGTTACAGAGACATGCACATTTCCGTTGTTGCCG GAATTGAGGCAAGAGGATTCATGTTTGGTCCTTCAATTGCGTTGGGCATTGGAGCAAAGTTTGTCCCCTTACGCAAACCACGGAAGCTGccag GTGAAGTGATTTCAGAAAAATATGCTCTAGAATATGGGACAGATTGTTTGGAGTTGCATGTTGGTGCTGTCCAGCCAGGTGAACGGGCCATAGTAATTGATGACTTGGTGGCCACAGGTGGAACTCTGTCAGCAGGAGTAAAACTTCTAG AACGTGTTGGTGCTGAAGTAGTGGAATGTGCTTGTGTCATTGGTGTGCCTGATGTCAAG GGGCAGTGCAGACTCATTGGAAAGCCACTTTATGTTCTTGTTGAGCCGCGTAAAGCAGATAAATGTTATTAA